In one Gammaproteobacteria bacterium genomic region, the following are encoded:
- a CDS encoding two-component system, chemotaxis family, chemotaxis protein CheY — protein MTKFNVLVVDDANFIREFTRRGLTSSIPNVVVLEAVNGRHAQDILAKKPVDIVLCDWEMPEVDGHELLSWIRSDDRFHNLPFIMVTSRGEKSYVVSAVRAGIDGYIVKPFTIDILVSKIHETLARRGRTIASETKAISTAHPFSESVAILTNSYKKNDKETYEVKETSEVEDRGSRNLLSRVSAQLRYSSRVVRCIVQRLDLGGSVVIIPQEESSPAIMDQVVLALTLDSPTLHVKDINAVVNAIDAIESRNETRFKRLTLRFVDEDPKKQAALSRLITSV, from the coding sequence ATGACTAAGTTCAACGTGCTCGTGGTCGATGACGCTAATTTTATTCGTGAATTCACGCGCCGCGGGCTGACTTCATCTATTCCGAATGTAGTAGTCCTGGAAGCAGTCAATGGCCGACATGCACAGGATATTCTGGCAAAAAAACCTGTGGATATCGTTTTATGCGATTGGGAGATGCCTGAGGTTGACGGACATGAACTCTTGTCGTGGATACGCAGCGATGATCGCTTTCACAATTTACCCTTCATCATGGTAACCAGCAGGGGCGAAAAGAGTTATGTCGTCAGTGCCGTGCGCGCTGGGATCGACGGTTATATAGTCAAACCGTTTACCATTGATATCCTGGTGAGCAAAATCCACGAGACCCTCGCGCGCCGTGGCAGGACGATTGCCTCGGAGACGAAAGCGATATCGACCGCCCATCCCTTTTCTGAATCCGTGGCCATTCTCACCAATAGCTACAAAAAGAATGATAAAGAAACCTATGAAGTAAAGGAAACCAGTGAAGTGGAGGATCGGGGATCACGCAATCTTTTGTCTCGGGTCAGTGCCCAGCTTCGTTATAGTAGTCGCGTGGTACGTTGTATCGTGCAACGCTTGGATCTGGGTGGATCCGTGGTGATTATCCCGCAAGAGGAGAGCAGCCCGGCCATCATGGATCAAGTCGTCCTAGCGCTGACCCTCGACTCTCCGACACTGCATGTTAAGGATATCAACGCGGTCGTGAACGCCATCGATGCGATTGAATCACGCAACGAAACTCGTTTCAAACGCCTTACATTACGTTTCGTGGATGAGGATCCGAAAAAACAAGCTGCCTTATCACGGCTTATTACCTCAGTTTGA
- the gcvPB gene encoding putative glycine dehydrogenase (decarboxylating) subunit 2 (Evidence 3 : Putative function from multiple computational evidences) yields MLIFEQSRFGRVNSAQIPAMVLNDDIPAGLRRATRPSLPEVSELQVVRHYTRLSQRNFSIDTHFYPLGSCTMKYNPRGAHAAASLPGFLARHPYSDESLGQGFMACLYDLQGILREVTGMRAVSLTPMAGAQGELAGVAMIRAYHRLRGDTGRTEILIPNAAHGTNPATAAMCGFTVREIPTDRQGDVNLVALEQAVGANTAGIMLTNPSTLGVFERRIQDIARIVHRVDGLLFYDGANLNAILGKVKPGEMGFDVMHINLHKTFSTPHGGGGPGAGPVAAGERLAEFLPVPMVDYDGSHYRWLTENDRPRTIGRLSAHAGNAGILLRAYAYIRMLGREGMERVAEYATLNANYLLVRLAAAGFELAFPTRRASHELALTLRRETTEFHTNAMDFAKRLLDHGFHAPTTYFPLLVPECLLIEPTETETKEELDAFVAAMKVILEEARVNPERLNTSPHHLPVRRLDDVKAARELDLAWRPQKI; encoded by the coding sequence GTGTTGATCTTCGAGCAATCTCGTTTCGGTCGCGTCAATTCTGCCCAAATTCCAGCCATGGTCTTGAATGACGATATTCCTGCTGGGTTGCGGCGCGCCACTCGGCCGTCGCTACCCGAGGTTTCGGAACTTCAGGTAGTGCGTCACTATACCCGATTGTCGCAACGCAATTTTTCTATTGACACCCATTTTTATCCGCTTGGTTCATGCACCATGAAGTACAACCCACGAGGAGCACACGCTGCTGCTTCGCTCCCCGGCTTTCTGGCGCGTCACCCTTATAGCGATGAATCCTTAGGTCAGGGATTCATGGCTTGTTTATACGATCTTCAAGGGATTCTGCGGGAGGTAACGGGAATGCGTGCGGTCTCGCTCACTCCCATGGCAGGCGCTCAGGGAGAACTCGCGGGGGTGGCGATGATTCGGGCCTATCACCGTTTGCGTGGCGATACCGGACGCACCGAAATCTTGATTCCAAATGCTGCTCATGGCACTAATCCAGCCACCGCCGCCATGTGTGGTTTCACGGTGCGCGAAATTCCCACTGACCGCCAAGGCGATGTCAATTTGGTCGCTCTGGAGCAAGCAGTGGGCGCGAATACTGCTGGAATCATGCTTACTAATCCTTCCACGTTAGGAGTGTTTGAACGACGCATCCAGGATATTGCACGAATTGTCCATCGCGTCGACGGGTTGCTGTTCTATGATGGTGCCAATCTCAATGCCATTCTTGGAAAGGTGAAGCCCGGCGAAATGGGTTTCGACGTGATGCACATCAACCTGCACAAGACTTTTTCGACCCCCCACGGTGGCGGCGGTCCAGGTGCGGGTCCGGTGGCGGCTGGTGAGCGACTGGCCGAGTTCCTGCCAGTACCCATGGTAGATTACGACGGTAGCCACTATCGCTGGTTAACCGAAAATGATCGTCCACGCACCATTGGTCGTTTATCCGCTCATGCCGGAAATGCCGGCATCCTGCTGCGGGCTTATGCTTATATACGGATGTTGGGACGCGAGGGGATGGAGCGAGTAGCGGAATATGCCACGCTTAATGCCAATTATCTGTTGGTACGCTTGGCGGCAGCGGGTTTCGAGCTGGCTTTTCCGACGCGGCGCGCCAGCCATGAATTGGCCTTGACCCTGCGTCGTGAAACTACTGAATTTCATACCAACGCCATGGATTTTGCCAAGCGTCTGCTTGACCATGGCTTTCATGCTCCCACTACCTATTTTCCGTTACTGGTGCCTGAGTGCCTGCTCATCGAGCCGACCGAAACCGAGACCAAGGAAGAACTGGACGCTTTCGTGGCCGCTATGAAGGTTATCCTTGAGGAAGCGCGCGTCAATCCTGAGCGTCTCAATACTTCGCCCCATCATCTTCCGGTTCGGCGTTTAGACGATGTCAAAGCAGCACGCGAGCTGGATCTCGCGTGGCGGCCACAAAAAATTTAA
- a CDS encoding adenosine kinase, whose amino-acid sequence MSALICGSLAYDTIMLFHDRFKNHILPDKVHILNVSFLVPEMRREYGGCAGNIAYNLNLLGGTALPMATVGDDFGPYSEWIDRCGINRSYIKIIKGTYTAQAFITTDQDDNQITAFHPGAMSFSHHNRADKAEGVTLAMVSPDGREGMIEHARQLAEANIPFIFDPGQGMPMFDGPDLLNFLDLATWATFNDYEAELLRKRTGLSLHELAKRVDGLIITRGSQGAMIHTKGRTVDIPPAPAKIVADPTGCGDAFRGGLLYGLMKEMDWETTGRIASLMGTIKIEHHGTQNHHVTLEEIRYRFSSAFGYDF is encoded by the coding sequence ATGTCTGCCTTGATTTGTGGTTCGCTGGCCTACGACACTATTATGCTGTTTCACGACCGGTTCAAAAATCATATCTTACCGGATAAAGTTCATATACTTAACGTTTCCTTTTTGGTTCCTGAAATGCGCCGTGAATATGGTGGCTGTGCTGGCAATATCGCCTACAACCTCAATTTGCTTGGTGGGACGGCGCTACCGATGGCAACCGTGGGTGATGATTTTGGACCCTATTCCGAATGGATCGACCGTTGTGGAATTAATCGCAGCTATATCAAAATAATCAAAGGTACCTATACTGCGCAGGCATTTATTACGACCGATCAGGATGATAATCAGATCACCGCTTTTCATCCGGGCGCAATGTCTTTTTCTCATCATAATCGTGCGGATAAAGCAGAAGGGGTAACGCTGGCAATGGTTTCTCCCGACGGGCGCGAAGGAATGATCGAACACGCCCGGCAGCTTGCCGAAGCCAATATTCCCTTTATTTTCGACCCTGGTCAGGGAATGCCCATGTTTGATGGCCCAGACTTGCTCAATTTTTTAGATCTGGCCACCTGGGCTACTTTTAATGATTATGAGGCGGAATTATTAAGGAAACGAACCGGACTCTCGTTACACGAGCTGGCGAAACGAGTGGATGGTTTAATTATCACTCGAGGTTCTCAAGGCGCGATGATTCATACTAAAGGACGCACGGTCGATATTCCACCCGCTCCAGCGAAAATCGTTGCCGATCCCACTGGCTGTGGTGATGCCTTTCGTGGTGGATTACTGTATGGCTTAATGAAAGAAATGGATTGGGAAACTACGGGACGCATCGCTTCCCTAATGGGTACCATTAAAATAGAACATCACGGCACCCAAAATCATCATGTTACTTTAGAAGAAATTCGATATCGATTCAGTAGCGCGTTTGGATATGATTTTTAA
- a CDS encoding hypothetical protein (Evidence 5 : Unknown function) → MKINQMITHLSLIALMLIFTLPATGETFCVPGVVSPVVEEEEVYRGLPFTPGERAEYAVSYMGLSAGRAHLEVRPPILKDGVWHRLYAAEAHTGKWYRMIFVGHDSILAYSHSVSGMASHFILDQDEGKLLGSRLHKHTEIHFDHQKCIAMGTVDERGKTKKNEQFEINSGVMDTLSATFQIRAFNYQPGAALRLPVYSSGKSWWLRVEMLGEEKIEVPAGVFSTIKLRLHTYLGDALQQKGDLLAWLALDRSERPIVQVKAEVRIGSLQLELVRFQPGKGVE, encoded by the coding sequence ATGAAAATAAATCAAATGATTACCCATTTATCACTGATCGCACTGATGCTTATTTTTACATTGCCCGCGACCGGGGAAACTTTTTGCGTGCCTGGGGTGGTTTCTCCTGTTGTTGAAGAAGAGGAAGTTTATCGTGGTTTGCCTTTTACCCCCGGCGAACGCGCAGAATACGCGGTGAGTTACATGGGATTATCGGCGGGTCGCGCTCATCTGGAAGTACGCCCACCAATATTAAAAGATGGTGTCTGGCATCGACTCTATGCAGCGGAAGCACATACAGGAAAATGGTATCGAATGATATTTGTTGGTCATGATTCGATTCTTGCCTACAGTCATTCGGTATCAGGAATGGCATCCCACTTTATTTTGGATCAAGATGAAGGCAAATTATTGGGATCACGGCTGCATAAACATACCGAAATCCATTTTGATCATCAAAAATGTATAGCCATGGGAACCGTCGATGAGCGCGGTAAGACCAAAAAAAACGAACAATTCGAGATAAATTCAGGAGTGATGGATACTCTTTCGGCAACTTTTCAGATACGCGCCTTCAATTATCAACCAGGGGCGGCATTACGTTTGCCTGTTTATTCTTCGGGTAAAAGCTGGTGGTTGAGGGTGGAAATGCTTGGCGAAGAAAAAATTGAAGTGCCGGCGGGAGTCTTCTCAACAATAAAACTCCGCTTACATACCTATCTAGGCGATGCCTTGCAGCAAAAAGGAGATCTACTTGCTTGGCTCGCACTGGATCGAAGCGAACGCCCAATTGTACAGGTGAAAGCGGAAGTTCGTATTGGTTCCTTACAACTAGAATTAGTTCGATTTCAGCCAGGAAAAGGTGTAGAGTAG